The following proteins are encoded in a genomic region of Diabrotica virgifera virgifera chromosome 1, PGI_DIABVI_V3a:
- the LOC126892108 gene encoding uncharacterized protein LOC126892108, which produces MAKRRLDTTLKKVNKNGYLEAYGQIFKEWLDENIIEEVLEEQPNQEGHYLPHRPLIKPNSASTKIRPVFDASAKEKDKPSLNQCPEKGVNLIELFPAILLRFRRQEIGVISDIRKAFLQIGIHKADRDFLRFLWIDDAGKEKVYRHCRVVFGISSPFLLGASLEHNFSLMLRKCAQKLLNVSEDTILKLSHSFYVDNCVTSVASEQELVAVFDPIGYSCPTTLIPKLLLQKTWKEQLLKPLYSGYRDF; this is translated from the coding sequence ATGGCTAAGAGAAGGCTGGATACCACGTTGAAGAAGGTAAACAAAAATGGATATCTTGAAGCCTACGGCCAAATATTCAAAGAGTGGCTGGATGAAAATATAATTGAGGAAGTGCTCGAGGAGCAGCCGAACCAAGAAGGTCATTATTTACCCCACAGGCCGCTAATTAAGCCTAATAGCGCGTCCACAAAAATCAGACCAGTTTTTGACGCTTCAGCAAAAGAAAAAGACAAACCTTCTTTAAACCAGTGCCCTGAAAAGGGGGTTAACTTAATTGAATTGTTTCCTGCTATTTTATTAAGATTCAGACGACAAGAAATCGGTGTAATCTCAGATATTCGCAAAGCCTTTTTACAGATTGGGATACACAAAGCTGACAGAGATTTTCTTCGTTTTCTTTGGATAGATGATGCAGGAAAAGAAAAGGTGTACCGCCACTGTCGTGTGGTATTCGGGATCAGCAGTCCGTTTTTATTGGGAGCTTCACTAGAACATAATTTTTCCTTGATGTTAAGAAAATGTGCGCAAAAACTGCTGAATGTTTCGGAAGACACTATTTTAAAATTGTCGCATAGTTTTTACGTTGACAATTGCGTCACTAGTGTTGCTAGTGAACAGGAACTTGTTGCTGTGTTTGATCCTATTGGGTATTCTTGTCCAACCACGTTAATTCCGAAGTTGTTATTGCAGAAGACATGGAAAGAACAACTGctgaaacctctatactctgggtatagagatttttga
- the LOC126892111 gene encoding uncharacterized protein LOC126892111 has product MGASLDELASILDTSEKKILKREFSHLDDDTFNLLTCKGVFCYDYIDSVEKLYETSLPNIRHFYNKLNNEYISEEKYAHAQNVWNKFNCKNLGEYSDLYLKTDILLLADVFEQFRQKCRDTYKLDPAWYYTMPGYTWDCMLRYTKCKLELLKDVDMILFMEKAIRGGISVCSNRYSEANNKYMSTYDPTRPSKYIMYLDVNNLYGWAMSEALPIGGFKWIEDGIKFGVASKSTNLPEGHIVIMSIPNDAKEGYFFQVDLEYPRELHDKHKDFPFAAEHRIPPGSKLPKLIPTLYHKTKYIIHYRNLKQALANGLILTKIHRVLKFNQSAWLRPDIELNTNLRTAATSSFEKNLFKLMNNAVFGKTMENIRRHRIVKLCKKWHGRYGAKNLIASSRFHSRTIFHENLVAIELKKSEVCFNKPLYIGTAILDISKLCMYDFHYNFMLPTMGEENCSLLYMDTDSFIYELQCSDAYREVLKVHSSKFDTSDYAENNPYDIERLNKKIPGLMKDEANGKIITHFIGLRSKMYTFKMQITDVEREKERQRLERKQLNKERIESDVSNLGITKKAKGVKYNVVRNKITYEDYEKCLKEFKIQNASQRCIRSYQHSVFSIEQSKTALSPYDDKRYLIPKSFNTLPWGHSNIS; this is encoded by the coding sequence ATGGGAGCTTCACTAGACGAATTAGCCTCAATTTTAGACACATCggaaaagaaaattttaaaacgAGAATTTAGTCATTTAGATGATGATACATTCAATTTGTTAACTTGTAAAGGAGTATTTTGTTACGATTATATCGATAGCGTGGAAAAATTATATGAAACTTCTTTACCCAACATTAGACATTTTTATAATAAGCTAAATAATGAATATATTAGTGAAGAGAAGTATGCTCATGCGCagaatgtttggaataaatttaatTGTAAAAATTTGGGTGAATACAGCGATTTGTATTTGAAAACAGATATTCTGCTGCTGGCTGATGTGTTTGAGCAGTTTCGACAAAAATGTCGAGACACGTATAAACTAGATCCTGCTTGGTATTATACCATGCCAGGATACACGTGGGATTGTATGCTGAGATACACAAAATGTAAATTAGAATTGCTAAAAGATGTGGATATGATTTTGTTCATGGAAAAAGCCATAAGAGGCGGAATATCTGTTTGCAGCAACAGATATTCAGAGGCCAACAACAAATACATGTCGACGTATGACCCCACACGGCCCTCTAAATACATCATGTATTTAGACGTGAATAATCTGTATGGCTGGGCCATGAGTGAGGCTTTACCAATAGGAGGATTCAAATGGATTGAAGATGGCATCAAATTTGGTGTTGCATCAAAATCCACTAATCTTCCCGAAGGCCATATTGTTATTATGTCAATACCGAATGATGCGAAAGAGGGCTATTTTTTCCAAGTTGACTTGGAGTATCCACGCGAATTGCATGATAAACACAAAGATTTTCCATTTGCTGCCGAACACCGCATTCCGCCCGGTTCAAAATTGCCAAAGTTAATACCGACCTTATatcacaaaacaaaatatattattcattatagAAATCTTAAACAGGCGTTAGCGAACGGGTTAATTTTAACAAAGATACACAGAGTGTTGAAATTTAATCAATCTGCGTGGCTGCGACCAGATATTGAGTTAAATACCAACTTACGAACAGCAGCCACAAGTAGCTTCGAAAaaaatctctttaaattaatgaataatgcTGTGTTCGGTAAGACAATGGAGAACATAAGACGTCATCGTATcgtaaaattatgtaaaaaatggCATGGAAGGTACGGAGCTAAAAATTTGATTGCAAGTAGTCGATTTCATAGTCGAACGATCTTTCATGAGAATTTGGTGGCTATCGAACTGAAAAAATCAGAAGTATGCTTTAATAAACCCCTGTATATAGGCACAGCAATCCTCGATATATCCAAATTATGTATGTAcgattttcattataactttatgCTTCCAACGATGGGAGAAGAAAACTGTTCATTGCTGTACATGGACACAGACAGCTTTATTTATGAACTGCAATGTTCAGATGCATATAGAGAGGTTTTAAAAGTACATTCAAGCAAATTCGATACCTCCGACTACGCCGAAAATAACCCATATGACATAGAacgattaaataaaaaaatccctGGATTAATGAAGGATGAGGCAAATGGGAAAATAATTACACATTTTATTGGGCTAAGATCAAAAATGTACAcatttaaaatgcaaataacaGACGTGGAGAGGGAAAAAGAAAGACAGCGCCTGGAACGAAAACAACTAAACAAAGAGAGAATTGAAAGCGACGTAAGCAATTTGGGAATAACCAAAAAGGCAAAAGGAGTGAAATATAATGTCGTTCGAAATAAAATTACGTACGAAGACTATGAAAAATGTCTTAaagaattcaaaattcaaaacgCAAGCCAAAGATGTATTCGGTCGTATCAGCATTCAGTATTTAGCATCGAACAGTCCAAAACAGCTCTAAGTCCTTATGACGACAAGCGGTACTTAATACCAAAATCATTTAATACGCTTCCGTGGGGGCATTctaatatttcgtaa
- the LOC126892117 gene encoding arginine and glutamate-rich protein 1-B-like: MSTNKQNSEQTGVSEDDHRRDTDNGTDMENENRKKQSPDDLKWEEGMNSFERELINSHKKKQKMNRSTAPKQSTLVGDEMLESSENDDDEIGEERSQEEVENIEKGWQNIQERVLASFLLDDETMNKKKRKGNSLEIINDLKRERLEESIKFPNETKQQKINRKLEELNIKLIEIFTNLSEKRGEKVEMDTELKKLLGVIKSTNNKKEDDSIAEKTQQEVKCDHCKLKVEQERQREEQEKIKRALNMGGGKKPS, translated from the coding sequence ATGAGTACCAATAAACAAAATTCTGAACAGACGGGGGTGAGTGAAGACGACCATCGGCGAGACACGGACAATGGAACGGATATGGAAAATGAGAATAGGAAAAAACAGTCGCCTGACGACTTGAAATGGGAAGAAGGAATGAACAGTTTTGAGAGGGAGCTCATAAACTCACATAAAAAGAAACAGAAGATGAACAGGTCGACTGCCCCAAAACAGTCGACACTAGTAGGGGATGAAATGCTGGAAAGCAGTGAAAATGATGACGATGAGATAGGGGAGGAAAGATCACAAGAGGAAGTGGAAAACATAGAAAAAGGATGGCAAAATATTCAGGAGAGGGTGTTAGCCTCTTTCCTGCTTGATGATGAAACCATGAATAAGAAGAAAAGGAAAGGGAATAGTCTAGAGATAATAAATGATCTGAAGAGGGAGAGACTCGAAGAGAGTATTAAGTTTCCTAACGaaaccaaacaacaaaaaataaacaggaAACTCGAAGagttaaatataaaactaatagaGATATTTACTAACCTAAGCGAAAAAAGGGGGGAAAAGGTGGAGATGGATAcggaattaaaaaaactgttagGGGTCATAAAATCCACTAACAACAAAAAAGAAGACGACAGTATAGCCGAAAAAACACAACAAGAAGTAAAATGCGATCACTGCAAGCTAAAAGTGGAACAAGAAAGACAGAGAGAAGagcaagaaaaaattaaaagggcTCTAAACATGGGGGGAGGAAAAAAACCTTCATGA